The following coding sequences are from one Vicugna pacos chromosome 19, VicPac4, whole genome shotgun sequence window:
- the LOC102535231 gene encoding large ribosomal subunit protein eL39-like, translating into MNLLLAMASHKIMQLLAKKQKQTHPIPLWIRMKTGNKIRYNSKRRHWRKTKLGP; encoded by the coding sequence ATGAATTTGCTCCTCGCCATGGCTTCTCACAAGATCATGCAACTCCTGGCcaagaaacaaaagcagactCATCCCATTCCCCTATGGATTCGAATGAAAACTGGTAACAAAATCAGGTACAATTCCAAGAGAAGACATTGGAGAAAAACCAAGCTGGGTCCATAA